From a single Calditrichota bacterium genomic region:
- a CDS encoding V-type ATP synthase subunit D — translation MAKIKYTKNELKAQKENLKRFTRYLPTLELKKKQLLVEIRTRQNTIDQLQSELERMEKSVTKWVDVFAEEVDLSQFFKLKTVQLGEDNIAGIDIPVFEKVNFEDRDYNLMDTPLWVDSGIDAAKAQIRKREELKVANEQLHILNEELRITIQRIKLFEEVKIPEAKENIRTIQIFLGDQLTAEVVRGKIAKAKIEKKKEVSRV, via the coding sequence ATGGCGAAAATTAAATACACCAAAAATGAGCTCAAGGCGCAGAAGGAAAATCTGAAACGATTCACACGTTATCTGCCAACATTGGAATTGAAAAAAAAGCAACTGCTGGTAGAGATCCGCACGCGGCAAAATACAATTGATCAATTACAGTCGGAATTAGAGAGAATGGAAAAATCTGTCACCAAATGGGTGGATGTATTTGCCGAAGAAGTTGATTTGTCCCAGTTCTTCAAACTGAAAACCGTTCAATTAGGCGAAGATAACATCGCCGGAATAGACATTCCGGTTTTTGAAAAAGTCAATTTTGAAGATCGGGATTACAATTTGATGGACACGCCGCTCTGGGTGGATTCGGGAATTGACGCTGCCAAGGCGCAGATTCGCAAAAGGGAAGAGTTGAAAGTGGCCAACGAGCAGCTTCATATTTTGAACGAAGAATTGCGCATCACTATTCAGCGTATTAAATTGTTCGAGGAAGTCAAAATCCCTGAGGCGAAAGAAAATATTCGTACCATTCAAATTTTTCTGGGCGACCAGTTGACCGCGGAAGTCGTGCGAGGGAAGATTGCCAAGGCAAAGATA
- a CDS encoding V-type ATP synthase subunit B translates to MRKVYNKILQISGNVIAVKASDVSYEELAEITTRRGKSLAQVIKIEADMVSLQVFAGSRGISVNDEVRFLGRPMEVTFSDDMLGRIFDGAGNPRDKGPQLTDLLIPVAGPSVNPAKRIIPKRMIRTNIPMIDVFNSLVVSQKLPIFSISGEPYNELLARVAMQAEVDMIILGGIGLKYDEYMKFKNTLEEGGALSRSIFFMNTASDPIVESLMVPDLALAVAERFALKGKEVLVLLSDMTNFSDALKEIAITMEQVPSNRGYPGDLYSQLAARYEKAVDFEGAGSITILAVTTMPGDDVTHPVPDNTGYITEGQFYLHNGYIDPFGSLSRLKQNVNSADRSRKDHRAIMDGMIQLYAQYMETEEKRSMGFRMSGWDQKLLKYGTLFRKEMMDLSVNISLEQALDLGWQILAECFTPEETRLRSELIKEFWPDNSKAKVASDGEN, encoded by the coding sequence ATGAGAAAGGTTTATAATAAAATTTTACAAATCAGCGGCAATGTGATTGCCGTGAAAGCGAGCGATGTGAGTTACGAAGAATTGGCGGAAATAACGACGCGCCGCGGCAAATCTCTGGCTCAGGTGATCAAAATCGAGGCCGACATGGTTTCGCTGCAAGTTTTCGCTGGCAGCCGGGGCATTTCCGTGAATGACGAGGTGCGATTTTTGGGACGACCCATGGAAGTGACTTTCTCTGATGACATGCTGGGCAGAATTTTTGACGGCGCCGGCAATCCGCGCGACAAAGGGCCGCAATTGACAGATTTGCTGATTCCTGTGGCGGGTCCCAGCGTCAATCCGGCGAAGCGAATCATTCCTAAACGCATGATCCGCACCAATATTCCCATGATTGATGTTTTTAATTCGCTGGTTGTGTCCCAGAAATTGCCCATTTTTTCCATTTCCGGCGAGCCGTACAACGAGTTGCTGGCGCGCGTGGCAATGCAGGCGGAAGTGGATATGATTATTTTGGGCGGCATCGGCCTGAAATATGACGAGTACATGAAATTTAAAAATACGCTGGAAGAGGGAGGAGCCCTTTCTCGCTCCATATTTTTCATGAATACGGCGTCTGATCCTATCGTGGAAAGTTTGATGGTTCCGGATCTGGCGTTGGCTGTGGCGGAAAGATTTGCTTTGAAAGGCAAGGAAGTGCTGGTGTTGCTCAGCGACATGACTAATTTCTCCGATGCGCTCAAGGAAATCGCCATTACCATGGAACAGGTTCCTTCCAATCGCGGCTATCCCGGCGATCTTTACAGTCAATTGGCGGCGCGTTACGAGAAGGCAGTCGATTTTGAAGGAGCGGGGTCAATTACAATTTTAGCGGTAACGACTATGCCCGGCGACGATGTCACGCATCCGGTTCCTGACAACACGGGCTACATTACCGAAGGCCAGTTTTATTTGCACAACGGCTACATTGACCCGTTCGGATCGCTGAGTCGTCTGAAACAAAATGTCAACAGCGCGGATCGCAGTCGGAAAGACCACCGCGCGATCATGGATGGCATGATTCAGCTTTACGCTCAATACATGGAAACCGAGGAAAAACGCTCCATGGGTTTCCGTATGAGCGGTTGGGATCAAAAATTGCTCAAATATGGCACTCTTTTCAGAAAGGAAATGATGGATTTGTCCGTGAATATTTCGCTGGAACAAGCGCTCGATTTGGGCTGGCAAATTTTGGCGGAATGTTTTACGCCGGAAGAAACTCGTTTACGCTCCGAATTGATCAAAGAATTTTGGCCTGATAATTCCAAAGCAAAGGTAGCGAGCGATGGCGAAAATTAA